A region of Vitis riparia cultivar Riparia Gloire de Montpellier isolate 1030 chromosome 1, EGFV_Vit.rip_1.0, whole genome shotgun sequence DNA encodes the following proteins:
- the LOC117925393 gene encoding AP-1 complex subunit sigma-2-like gives MIHFVLLISRQGKVRLTKWYSPYSQKERTKVIRELSGVILTRGPKLCNFVEWRGYKVVYKRYASLYFCMCIDQDDNELEVLEIIHHFVEILDRYFGSVCELDLIFNFHKAYYVLDELLIAGELQESSKKTVARLIAAQDSLVETAKEETSSISNIIAQATK, from the exons ATG ATTCACTTTGTGCTTCTCATTAGTCGACAAGGAAAAGTGAGGTTGACAAAATGGTATTCACCTTATTCTCAGAAGGAAAGAACTaag GTAATTCGAGAGCTCAGTGGCGTAATTCTGACCCGAGGTCCTAAGCTTTGCAACTTTGTGGAGTGGAGGGGATATAAAGTTGTCTACAAAAG ATATGCGAGCCTGTATTTCTGCATGTGCATTGACCAGGATGACAATGAATTGGAGGTCCTTGAAATAATCCACCATTTTGTTGAGATACTGGACCGCTATTTTGGCAGT GTCTGTGAGCtggatttgatttttaatttccaCAAG GCTTATTATGTATTGGATGAGCTTTTGATTGCTGGTGAACTTCAAGAGTCGAGCAAGAAGACAGTTGCACGGCTGATAGCTGCACAG GATTCGTTGGTGGAGACTGCTAAAGAGGAGACCAGTTCAATAAGCAATATAATTGCTCAAGCCACCAAATAA
- the LOC117925498 gene encoding polyamine oxidase 1-like, protein MVNNKERSMVASLLAVMAVVLSFFSIAQAAAKVPTVIVVGAGMSGISAAKTLSDAGIKNILILEATDRIGGRIHKTNFAGLSVEMGANWVEGVGGSEMNPIWEMVNKIKLKTFFSDYDNVSSNTYKQVGGLYAESVAQHLFDSLDDVVEFSENISTLLTAKKQEDISVLTAQRLKNRVPSTPLEMAIDYYNYDYEFAEPPRVTSLQNTAPLPTFANFGEDLYFVGDSRGYESVVHYVAKQFLTTNKDGQITDPRLLLNKAVVQITYSPSGVIIKTEDGSVYRAEYVMLSPSIGVLQSTLIDFKPDLPPWKILAIYQFDMAVYTKIFLKFPYKFWPAGNGTEFFLYAHEKRGYYTIWQQLEREYPGANVLLVTVTDDESKRIEQQPDSDTKAEVMGVLRAMFGKNIPEATDILVPRWWSNRFYKGTFSNWPIGVSRFEFDQIRAPVGRVYFTGEHTSQHYNGYVHGAYLAGIDSANILIPCIKKGACTYHVQPKGT, encoded by the exons ATGGTGAACAATAAGGAGAGAAGTATGGTGGCTTCTCTACTTGCCGTTATGGCAGTTGTTCTCAGTTTTTTCAGTATTGCCCAAGCTGCTGCAAAAGTCCCTACTGTTATTGTTGTTGGAGCCGGCATGTCAG GGATATCGGCGGCAAAAACGTTATCAGATGCAGGAATAAAGAATATATTGATACTGGAAGCCACCGATAGAATCGGAGGACGCATCCACAAAACAAACTTTGCGGGGTTGTCAGTGGAAATGGGAGCAAACTGGGTGGAAGGGGTTGGGGGTTCTGAAATGAATCCCATTTGGGAAATGGTGAACAAGATCAaactcaaaacatttttttccgACTATGATAACGTATCCTCTAACACCTACAAACAAGT GGGTGGACTTTATGCGGAGTCTGTAGCCCAGCATCTGTTTGACTCGCTGGATGATGTGGTCGAGTTCAGCGAAAATATTTCTACCCTTCTGACAGCAAAGAAACAAGAGGATATCTCCGTCTTAACAGCGCAACGCCTTAAGAATCG TGTTCCTTCCACACCCCTTGAGATGGCCATTGACTACTACAACTACGATTACGAGTTTGCAGAGCCACCACGAGTAACTAGCTTGCAGAACACGGCCCCGTTGCCCACATTTGCCAACTTCGGAGAGGATCTCTACTTTGTTGGAGATTCTAGGGGTTACGAGAGTGTTGTTCATTACGTGGCCAAACAATTCCTCACCACCAATAAAGATGGACAAATCACTGATCCTCGCCTCCTACTCAACAAG GCAGTGGTTCAGATAACTTACTCACCGAGTGGTGTAATCATTAAGACGGAGGATGGGTCGGTTTACAGAGCTGAATATGTAATGCTCTCACCCAGCATTGGTGTACTTCAGTCTACTCTCATCGACTTCAAGCCTGATTTGCCG CCATGGAAGATCCTTGCTATCTACCAGTTTGATATGGCTGTCTATACCAAGATATTCCTCAAGTTTCCTTACAAATTCTGGCCCGCTGGCAATGGCACTGAGTTCTTTTTGTATGCCCATGAAAAGCGTGGTTACTACACAATCTGGCAG CAATTGGAGAGGGAGTACCCCGGTGCAAATGTTCTTCTAGTGACAGTTACTGATGATGAATCAAAGAGGATAGAGCAGCAACCTGATTCTGATACCAAGGCCGAGGTCATGGGTGTCCTAAGAGCCATGTTCGGAAAGAACATTCCGGAAGCTACGGATATATTAGTGCCTAGATGGTGGTCTAACAGGTTCTACAAAGGCACTTTCTCCAATTGGCCAATTGGGGTTAGCCGATTTGAGTTTGATCAGATTAGG GCACCTGTTGGAAGGGTTTACTTCACGGGCGAACACACCAGCCAACACTACAATGGTTATGTTCACGGTGCCTACCTTGCAG GAATTGACTCAGCAAATATATTGATTCCCTGCATCAAAAAGGGAGCTTGCACTTACCACGTCCAACCAAAAGGAACTTAA